Sequence from the Maribellus comscasis genome:
TAAAAGAGCTTCAAAATAAAGTTAAAACACTTGAAGATAAATTGTGAATAGAAAATAACAAATGTTTAACTCAATTTGAAGATTTTAGCCTGATTATCTTATGAAGTTTATCGAATTTAAAAAAATACGTTCCCGCCTGGTGTTTTGGTTTCTCATAACCTCCTTTGTTCCATTGTTAATATCGATGGTTGTTTTTTATGTTGGAAGGCGAAAAGTCAACGCGTTTAATACCTTCGAAAAACTTGTATCTATTCGCGATTTAAAAGCCAATCAAGTGAATAAATGGCTGGACGAAAGAATTGGCGATATGAATGTTATGTCCGGCGATCGGGAAATAAAAGAACTTGGGAATCTTTTTAGAAATGAGGAGCTAAGGTCAAACAAAGAAGAGAAAATCTTTGTTGCTGATGAATTGTTAAGAAGGAATTTAACAAATTATAAAGACTACTCTGCTCTTTTTGTTATTGGTTCAGGTAGCGGCCAAGTTGAAATATCTACAAATAAAGAATTAAAAGGAAAAGACCTGTCTCGAGAAGAGTATTTTACTCAACCACTGAAAAGCAGAAAACTATATATATCCCAGGTTAAGCGTTTTCATGCGTCACAAGAGCCGGATATGTATTTTTCAATACCAATTTATGATCCTGAAAACCATTCGAAAATTATAGGCGTTTTAGTAGCCGAAATTAATTTGGAAGTTTCCTTGTATAATTTATTGCTTAATCGTGTTGGCCTGGGGAATACAGGAGAAACATTGATTGTAAACAAAGATGTAGTTGCATTAAATGAACTGCGTTGGTTTGGGAACGCCCCCTTACGATTACAAATTACAGCCCAACCTGCGGTAAGAGCAGCGAGAGGCGAAACAGGAATAATAGAAACTCCTGATTACAGAGATGTTAAAGTTCTGGCAGCATATACCTATATTCCAAGAACAGGCTGGGGACTTATTTGTAAACAGGATACAAAAGAATTAAATGTTGCATTACACCGAACTGCATTTAGTTTTGTACTTATTCTGCTTTTAGTTGGTGCTACCATAATCGTTATAACTTTGCGTTTCAGTGCATCAATTTCTACTCCTATTATCCAAATGAACGACATTGCACAACGGATGAGATTGGGGGACTTTTCACAGCGTAATGAAATTCATTCGACAGACGAGCTTGGTATGCTCGAGTTGGAGTTTAACAACATGGCAGATGAAATAGAATCGAGGATTAAAATACAGAGTCAAATTCATAAAATTTCGGAAACGATGCTAAGGCAGAACGAAATGAAGGAATTTAGCATGAATTTGTTGAGGCGGATAATGAAAATTTCAGATGCTAATATGGGAGTCTTTTATATTTTAAACGAAACCCAGTCTGTTTATGAACCTTTCTTTTCCATAGGGGCAAATGAAAAAATGCTGGAAAAATTTGACGTAAAAAATCCGGCAGGAGAAATTGCTCAGGCTATCTTTTTTAAAAAAATATACCATCTGAGAAATATTGCAGATGAGACAACTTTTAAGCACAAAACTTTAGCCGGAGAGCTGGCTCCCAACGAAATAATTACTATTCCCATAGTCAATGATAATATAGTAGTAGCTATAATATCTTTGGTTAGTGTTTCCAGGTTTAACAATGACAGCCTACAGGTTATTGAGCAATCTCAAATCGGAATCAACACTTCATATTCAAACCTTTTGGCAAGTGAAAGAACCCGCATTTTGTCCGAACAGCTTACCGTAATCAATCAACAACTGGAAGAGCAAACAGAGGAGTTGCAGGATCAGGCTGAAGAACTTCAAGACCAGGCAAACGAGTTGAAAAGTACAACAACCGAGCTGCAAAGACAAAATGTTTTACTCGACATCCAGCGCAAGCAGGTTGAAGAAGCCAATAAACTAAAAAGCGAATTTCTTTCCAATATGAGTCATGAATTACGCACACCTTTAAATTCCATCATGGCGCTTTCAAAAGTTTTGCTTGAACAGGCAAAAACAAAATTGAACGAAGAGGAAAACAACTACCTGGAAATTATAGAAAGAAATGGCAGGCGACTTTTGGCTATTATCAACGATATACTAGATTTATCAAAGATAGAAGCTGGAAAAATGGATGTAATCCTTCAAAATGTTTCAATAACTTCGTTACTTTACACTACTGCGGAAAATCTGCAAACGCTCGCGGAAAAAAAGAAATTAACACTGGATGTCCGTGTTCTCAAAGATTTACCTATGGTGGTAACGGATGAATTCAGGTTGCACCAGGTGCTTACCAACGTAATCGGAAATGCTATAAAATTTACAGAAAGCGGCGATGTAACCGTTTCAGCAAGTTATGATGCGGAATTTGTAAAAATTAAAATAAAAGACACCGGAATAGGTATCTCGGAAGAAATGCTGGAGCATATTTTTGATGAATTCAGACAAGTTGATGGATCGATTTCGCGACGCTATGAAGGAACCGGGTTGGGCCTGGCGATTGCAAAAAAAATAATGTTAATCCTGGGTGGAAATATTTCTGTTACAAGTAAACTCGGCTATGGTTCTGAGTTTACACTTTCTCTTCCGATGAAAAAAGAAACGGAGGATGAAAATGTATCCCATACAAAAGAAATAATTCAAAAAGAAGATGGTGATAAAAGCTTTTCAAAAACGGGAAGAGAGACAACCGCGACAGAGAATATTGAAATACTAATGGTAGAAGATAACCCCGATACGGTTATACAAATGAAAAATATACTCGGAAAAAAAGGATATTCGGTTGTTGTGGCCGAAAATGGTTTGGAGGCACTTAAAAAGATTGAAGATTTGCACCCCCGGGGAATTATTCTTGATTTGATGATGCCTGAAATGGATGGATTTGAGTTTCTGGAAAAGATAAGGAATTCAGAAAAAACAAAAGAAATTCCTGTACTGATTTTAACGGCAAAGTATTTAACTCAAAAAGAAACAAAAATATTAGAGAAATTCGGTATTCGGTCAATAATTCGAAAAGGAGATGTAAATTTGAACCGTTTGGTTTCGGAAGTGGAATTATTGTTGAACCTCAGTGTACAGTCTGATTTTGACGAAAAAAATAAAAACGAAAAAAATCAACAAACATTAAAGGATAAAAATGTAGAAATTTTAATCGTAGAAGATAATATAGATAACCTTGTAACTATCAAGGCTTTGTTAGCCGATAAATATTTATTAAAAGACGCGGCAAGTGGAGAGGAAGGTCTAAAATTGATAGATAAAAAAAGACCCGATTTAATATTAGTCGACATGTCGCTCCCGCAAATGAGCGGAAACCGGTTTTTATCTCAGATTAGAGAAAAGAAGAAATTTAGTGATATCCCTGTTATTGCAGTTACTGCCCAGGCTATGAAAGGAGATAAAGAGAAATTTATAAACTTTGGGTTTGACGGCTATGTGTCAAAACCAATTGACCTTGAAAAATTAATAAACGAAATCAGAAACTTATTGAAATAAAAATCTAACCTTTTGTTGAAATTAAAACCAAACTGTTTGAAATGAAAACCATTTTAGCCATAGATGATCAAGTAGACAACTTAATAACCATTAAGGCCGTCATAAAAAACAACATCCCCGATTGCAGGATTCTCCTTGCCCAATCAGGTCAGGAAGGGATTGAACTGGCTGAAAAAGAACAACCGGATACGGTTCTGCTTGATATTATAATGCCCGGAATGGATGGCTACGAGGTTTGTAAACACCTAAAATCAAATGAAGCGACCCAACACATACCGGTAATAATGGTTACTGCGATTAAAACTGACGCATTAAGCCGGGCAAAAGGTTTAAACACCGGAGCAGATGCATTCTTATCAAAACCCATAGAAGCAGTAGAACTTTCGGCACAGGTTAATGTAATGCTTCGTATCAAAAAAGCTGAAGACAAATTAAGAGCAGAAAAAGAACGATTGGAAGTGTTAGTGGAAGAGAGAACCCGTGAATTAAAAGAAAGCGAAAAAAAATACAAAACTTTGTATTACGACGCACCTCTTCCTTATCATTCTTTAAACGAAGACGGCATTTTCAAAGATGTAAATCTGGCCTGGTTAAACTTATTGGAATATACCAGGCAGGAAGTGATTGGGAAATGGTTTGGAGATTTTCTTCATCCTGACTTTATACAAACATTTCAAAATAAGTTTACAAAATTTAAAGACAATGGTTCTGTCCATAACGTGTTTTTTAAAATCCGGCATAAAAAAGGGCATTATTTGGACATTCTGCTGGAGGGAAGGATTGGATATAATATCGAGGGAGGATTTAAACAAACTTTTTGTGTTTTTCAGGATATTACGATAAGAAAAAAAATAGAGCAGGCATTAAAACAAAGCGAAGAACGATTTCGGAAGGCATTCCAAACAAGTCCTGATTCTGTGAATATTAACCGGGTTGAAGATGGATTTTATATTTCAGTTAATAAGGGTTTTACGAGAATTACGGGGTATTCAGAGGAAGATGTTGCCGGAAAAACTTCTCTTGAGATAGATATATGGGTGGATCTTAATGACAGAAAACGAATCGTTGAGCAATTAAAAAAGGAAGGAAAAGTCGAAAATTTTGAGGCAAAGTTCAGGACTAAATCCGGCGAAATTATCGACGGCCTTATGTCAGCTGCTGTTATTGAACTGGATGGCGTACCTCATCACATAAATATCACCAGAAATATTACTGAAAAAAAGAGAGCGGAAAGGGAACTTTTAGAGAGTGAGAGAAAACTAAATACACTTCTAAATAATTTACAGGGAATTGCTTACCGGTGTAAATTAGATAAAGACTGGACAATGGAGTTTGTAAGCGACGGTTTTGAGCATCTTACAGGCTTTTCGTCAAAAGATGTTTTATGGAACAAGAAGTTTTCGTTTAACGAACTAATTTTTGATGAGGATCGGGAAATTGTTAATTCCAAAATACATCTGGCTGTTGAAAAACACCGGGGTTTTGAAATTAAGTACAGAATTAAAACGGCTACCGACGAAATAAGACACGTATTGGAAAAAGGTGTTGGAATTTATGATAGAATAACCGGCAAAGTAATCGCACTGGAAGGTTTTATATCAGATATAACCAACCAGGTAATTGCTGAACAGGCTTTAAAAGAATCGGAAGAGAAATACAGGTTTTTGGCAAAAAATTCAGTCGATTGTATCTGGACTTTGGACAAAAATTTAAAATTTACCTATTTGAGCCCCGCTTTGGAAACCATTACCGGGTATAGACCTGAAGAATGGTTGGGAACAAAATTGTACACACATTTTACAAAAAACGAATTTGCAAAAGCCAGCACATTTACAAGCAAAGCAATAAGGGAATACCAAAAATTTTCATCAATATATTTTGAAAGCAAAATTCTTAATAAAAACAAGCAGGAGATAAGTGTCGAATTTTCAGCGAGCCTGATGCTTGATGAAAATGACAATTTAGTTGGTTTTCAGGGTACACTTCGTGATATTACAGAACGAATACGTGCCAGAGAGGCTCTAATTGAAAGCGAACGAAAATTTAAAGATTTAGCTAATCTCCTTCCCCAGATTATTTATGAATCTGATCTTGAAGGTAATTTAACCTATATCAACGAACTTGGGTTGAAAACCTTTGGATACGATGAGAATGACTTTAACGACGGCATTAACATTTTAGAAAGTATTGCTCCTGAAGACAGGGACCGTGCTAATGAAATACTCCCAAATATCCCCATACAAAACATGGGCGGAAATCCGGAATATCTTGCGCTGCGAAAAAATGGAGAACAGTTTCCAATCCTGATTTATTCAAATATCATTTTTGAAAAGAATAAACCCTACGGAATGCGCGGCGTTATTGTCGATATTTCCCAACGGAAAGAGTGGGAAAAAACGCTAAAGGAAAGTGAAGAAAAATTACGTCTTATCTTTAATAATTCTCCGGTAGGAATAAGTATTACCGATTTAGAAGGAAAATTTATCGATGTAAATCCGGCTTTGTCAAAAATCACAGGCTATTCGCGCAGCGAGATGTTAAATCGCCACTTTAACGATTTTTCGCACGCCGACGATGTGGATTTAAATGCAAATAAATTTAACAAACTGGTTAATGGCAAAATTTCTTTTTTTGATTTGGAAAAAAGATACATTCATAAAAACGGTAACATTGTTTATGTTTTTATACGTTCGCAGTTGATCCACGATCATATGGGAAATCCGATGTTTCAAACAGCAATGGTTGAAGACATCACAGAGAAAAAAAGAGCAGATCAGATTCAAAAGGTACTGTATCAAATTTCAAATGCTGTTGTTAACTCTGCCAATCTTGAAAGTCTTATACAGTTAATCCGGAAAGAATTGGGAATTATTATTGATACAACCAATTTCTTTGTCGCACTTTACGATGAAAAAACCGAAACCATTTCATTGCCATTTTTTACCGATGAAAAAGACAATCACACTCATATTCCCCATGGGAAATCGTTAACTAAATATGTAATTAATACCCAAAAATCTCTTCTGGCAAATATTGAAGTTAAAAATAAACTTGTTGCTGAAGGGAAACTTGAACAAATGGGAAGTATGTCTAAAGTTTGGCTGGGGGTACCGCTAAAAACGGAAGGAAAAATAACAGGAGTTCTGGCTGTACAAAGTTACAACGACGAAAATGCCTTTAATGAAGCCGATATGAAAATGCTTGAATTTGTATCGGAACAAATAAGTATTGCAATTCAAAGGGTAAAAGCCGAAGAAGAATTGAAAGAAGCATTGGAAAAAGCAAACGAATCAGATCGGTTGAAATCTTCATTTTTAGCTACCATGTCGCATGAGCTTCGGACGCCTTTGAACGCCATAATTGGTTTCTCGGAATTTTTTGATACCACTTTACCTCCGGAAGATGTATTAAATTTTGGCCAGATAATCAATAGCAGCGGGAATCATTTGTTAAGTATTGTAAACGATTTGTTTGATATTACTTTAATCGAGTCGGGGGAAACAAAGATCAGGAAGGAATATGTAAAGCTGAAAAGCATATTGACCGATGTTTTTAACGTTATCGATAATATCAACAACAAAGAATCAAAGGATATAATAATCGAATATGTTGAGCCAATTAATAGGGAAGAAGTTTTAGTTCATACCGACGCAAACAAGCTAAAACAGATATTGATTAATCTTTTGAAAAACGCATATAAATTTACCGACAAGGGCTATATCCACTATGGCTATGAACTGATTCAGGAGGAGGACAAATCTTTTATACGTTTTTTTGTTGAGGATTCAGGTATTGGAATCTCATCAGATAAACAAGATGTCATTTTTGATATCTTCCGTCAGGTTGAAGACACAAGTACACGAAGATACGGGGGAGCCGGAATAGGATTGTCGGTGGCAAAAAAGTTAACAGAACTTCTGGGCGGAAAAATTTGGCTGGAATCAGAGGAAAAGAAAGGCAGCACATTCTATTTCACAATTCCTTATGAAAAAAGTGATGATACCATTCATGAAGCACAATCTGAATTAAACAGTATGGATAGTGTAAAAGCCGGCCGGGTTTTGGTTGTTGAAGACGATGAATCGAGCTATTATTACTTAAAAACAGTTCTCGAAAAAACAGGAGTAAACATCGTTCGGGCAGCTAACGGAAAGGAGGCTGTTGATATTTGTATGTCGGATTCAAACATAAAAATGGTATTGATGGATATAAACCTGCCCATAATGAATGGCTACGAAGCTACAAAGATAATTAAGTCACACTTGCCCCAAATGCCCATTATTGCACAAACAGCCTATGCTGTATCCGGCGACAAGGAGAAAGCACTAAAAGCAGGTTGTGACGATTATCTGTCGAAACCAATTCAGATAAATTATCTCATCGAAAAAATGGAGAAATATTTGAATTACCTAAGTTAACTTTTTCCAACCAATAGAATAAGGTAAAAAACAACTTTGTATTTTATTGGCTTAATTACTACTTTGGAGTATATTTTCTAGTAACAATTAAATCAGTATTCAATGAACATTCTTAAGTCGATTTTGACGCTTGCATTTGTGCTTCCCGTTTTGAACGTGTTTGCACAGGAAAAAGGATATTACCGTTTTCCAACGTTGTACGAAAATTACACCGTTTTTACTGCTGAAGGTGACCTTTGGCAATACAACCAGAAAACAAATTTATGTTACAGGTTAACTACACATCATGGTATAGAATCTAACGCAGCGATATCTCCCGACGGGAAATCGATTGCATTCAATGCTGAATATGAGGGTCCTACAGAAATTTACATTATTCCGTTTGGAGGAGGAATACCCAGGCGAGTTACTTTTGAAGGGCTGAGCGGGAGAAACGGCCCCGTGTTATACGACTGGACAAAAGATGGAAAACTGATTGTTTCCACCAGTTATTTTAATACCCTTCCCGGCAAACAGCTGGTTTTGATTAATCCTGACAATCTGGAATATGAAAAAATTCCTCTGGCGCAGGCTGATGAGGGTGTATTTGATAATGAGGGCAATTTATACTTTACAAGACTGGCAAAACAATCGAGTTTTACAAAACGATATAAGGGAGGAACAGCTCAGAATCTGTGGAAGTTTAATGGTTCAAGTGAAGCGGTCCCGATAACTGCCGGTTATGCCGGAACCAGTAAAAATCCCATGTTCTACAATGGAAAAATTTATTTTCTTACCGACCGCGATGGCACGATGAATTTATGGTCAATGTTGCCCGACGGCAGCGGTCTGAAACAACTTACCGAGTCGGTGAGCTGGGACTTAAAAAATGCAAAACTTCAGGATGGAAAAATAATTTATCAAAAAAAAGCAGATCTTTTTGTTTTTGATATCGCTTCCGGAAAAGAGAGTTTACTCGATATTTCTTTGATTTCCGATTTCGACCAAAAGCGCCCTTATTGGGTGGAAGAGCCTGAAAAAAAAATTCAGGCACTGGATATTTCGGAAAAAGGAGAAAATGTTGTTTTAACCTCGCGGGGAAGGATTTTTACTGCTCCGGCAGACGGTGGCCGTTGGATTGAAATCACCCGAAAAAGCGGAATTCGTTATAAACTGGCACAATTTGGAGGCAAAGAAGATGCGATCTTTTTTCTTTCCGATGAATCAGGAGAAATGGAACTTTGGAAAACCGCCAAAGACGGGTTTTCAAAACCGGAGCAACTAACCAAAGGAAGTGATGTTTTGATTATGAATTTCCTGCCGTCGCCAAATGGAAAATACATTGTTTACACCGAAAAAGATTATGCGCTGAAATTGTGTGATGTGGAAAAGAAAACCACAAAACAAATTGATTTGGACAACGTTGGTGGTTTTGGCAATCTGGCCTGGTCACCCGACAGCAAGTGGTTATCCTATACCGATCCGGCAGATAATCAGGCAGAGCAGATTAAGGTTCTGAACGTTGAAAATGGTAAGTCATATTATCTGACAACAGACCGGTTTGAAAGTTATAATCCTGTTTTTAGTACCGATGGAAACTGGCTCTATTTTATTTCCGACAGAACATTTAATACATCGGTTGGGAGTCCCTGGGGGCCGCGTCAACCAGAGCCTTTTTATAATAAAACGAGCAAAATTTATATGTTGGCGCTAAACGACACCATTCGTTCACCTTTCCTTGAAAACAATGAGTTGAATCCAAAAAAGGAAGAAGGAAAAGATAAAAAAGAGTCAGACACAGAAATGCCTGCCCCAGACATGGAGAATGCAATGAAGCGGCTTTATGAAATTCCTGTTCCTGCTGATAACATTGGAGGCTTGGCAGTAACAGATAAGTACCTGTACTGGATTCAGAGTGATGTCGACGACCGCAGAAACCGGAAATTATTTAGTTTCGAAATTTCAAATAAAAAAGACAACAAGCCAGTTGAGGTTACTGACAAGGTTTCCGGGTACGAAATTTCGGGTGATGGTAAAAAGCTGCTAATTCGTAAATCAGATGGAATTTATGTTACTGATGCCAATGGGAAAAAGGCTGATTTAAAGGACGCAAAAATAAGTCTGAAAGACTGGACATTTAAAATTGATCCGGTGGAAGACTGGAAGCAAATGATGCTTGATGCATGGCGTTTGGAAAGAGATTATTTCTACGACAAAAATATGCATGGTGTGGACTGGGATGCCGTTCTGGAAAGACATCTCCCCCTGGTAAACAGACTTACTGACCGTTACGAGCTGGATGATTTGATGGCAGATATGGTTTCAGAGCTATCGGCACTTCATACCTTTGTAGGGGGTGGCGAGAAACGCGAAGCTGATGAAGATATTCAACCTGCTTATTTGGGAGCACGGATGGAAAAGAACACTTCAAAAGGAGGGTATGTAATAGAACATATTTTTAACGGCGAACCTGATTTGCCCGAAGAACGCTCTCCGCTTTCGGAACCTCACCTTAAAATTAAAGAAGGCGATATTATTACAAAAGTAAATGGTGTTGATGTGTTGGAGGCAGAGCATATTAACCAGTTGTTGAATGAAAAGGCTGCACAAGAAGTACGTTTAACGCTAAAAAACAGTGCCGGAAAAACATACGACGAAATTGTAAAACCAATAAGCATGAGTGCAGATGCCAATCTCAGATACTGCGAATGGGAATATACCCGGCGGCTTGAAGTGGAAGATAAAG
This genomic interval carries:
- a CDS encoding response regulator — translated: MKFIEFKKIRSRLVFWFLITSFVPLLISMVVFYVGRRKVNAFNTFEKLVSIRDLKANQVNKWLDERIGDMNVMSGDREIKELGNLFRNEELRSNKEEKIFVADELLRRNLTNYKDYSALFVIGSGSGQVEISTNKELKGKDLSREEYFTQPLKSRKLYISQVKRFHASQEPDMYFSIPIYDPENHSKIIGVLVAEINLEVSLYNLLLNRVGLGNTGETLIVNKDVVALNELRWFGNAPLRLQITAQPAVRAARGETGIIETPDYRDVKVLAAYTYIPRTGWGLICKQDTKELNVALHRTAFSFVLILLLVGATIIVITLRFSASISTPIIQMNDIAQRMRLGDFSQRNEIHSTDELGMLELEFNNMADEIESRIKIQSQIHKISETMLRQNEMKEFSMNLLRRIMKISDANMGVFYILNETQSVYEPFFSIGANEKMLEKFDVKNPAGEIAQAIFFKKIYHLRNIADETTFKHKTLAGELAPNEIITIPIVNDNIVVAIISLVSVSRFNNDSLQVIEQSQIGINTSYSNLLASERTRILSEQLTVINQQLEEQTEELQDQAEELQDQANELKSTTTELQRQNVLLDIQRKQVEEANKLKSEFLSNMSHELRTPLNSIMALSKVLLEQAKTKLNEEENNYLEIIERNGRRLLAIINDILDLSKIEAGKMDVILQNVSITSLLYTTAENLQTLAEKKKLTLDVRVLKDLPMVVTDEFRLHQVLTNVIGNAIKFTESGDVTVSASYDAEFVKIKIKDTGIGISEEMLEHIFDEFRQVDGSISRRYEGTGLGLAIAKKIMLILGGNISVTSKLGYGSEFTLSLPMKKETEDENVSHTKEIIQKEDGDKSFSKTGRETTATENIEILMVEDNPDTVIQMKNILGKKGYSVVVAENGLEALKKIEDLHPRGIILDLMMPEMDGFEFLEKIRNSEKTKEIPVLILTAKYLTQKETKILEKFGIRSIIRKGDVNLNRLVSEVELLLNLSVQSDFDEKNKNEKNQQTLKDKNVEILIVEDNIDNLVTIKALLADKYLLKDAASGEEGLKLIDKKRPDLILVDMSLPQMSGNRFLSQIREKKKFSDIPVIAVTAQAMKGDKEKFINFGFDGYVSKPIDLEKLINEIRNLLK
- a CDS encoding PAS domain S-box protein, producing MKTILAIDDQVDNLITIKAVIKNNIPDCRILLAQSGQEGIELAEKEQPDTVLLDIIMPGMDGYEVCKHLKSNEATQHIPVIMVTAIKTDALSRAKGLNTGADAFLSKPIEAVELSAQVNVMLRIKKAEDKLRAEKERLEVLVEERTRELKESEKKYKTLYYDAPLPYHSLNEDGIFKDVNLAWLNLLEYTRQEVIGKWFGDFLHPDFIQTFQNKFTKFKDNGSVHNVFFKIRHKKGHYLDILLEGRIGYNIEGGFKQTFCVFQDITIRKKIEQALKQSEERFRKAFQTSPDSVNINRVEDGFYISVNKGFTRITGYSEEDVAGKTSLEIDIWVDLNDRKRIVEQLKKEGKVENFEAKFRTKSGEIIDGLMSAAVIELDGVPHHINITRNITEKKRAERELLESERKLNTLLNNLQGIAYRCKLDKDWTMEFVSDGFEHLTGFSSKDVLWNKKFSFNELIFDEDREIVNSKIHLAVEKHRGFEIKYRIKTATDEIRHVLEKGVGIYDRITGKVIALEGFISDITNQVIAEQALKESEEKYRFLAKNSVDCIWTLDKNLKFTYLSPALETITGYRPEEWLGTKLYTHFTKNEFAKASTFTSKAIREYQKFSSIYFESKILNKNKQEISVEFSASLMLDENDNLVGFQGTLRDITERIRAREALIESERKFKDLANLLPQIIYESDLEGNLTYINELGLKTFGYDENDFNDGINILESIAPEDRDRANEILPNIPIQNMGGNPEYLALRKNGEQFPILIYSNIIFEKNKPYGMRGVIVDISQRKEWEKTLKESEEKLRLIFNNSPVGISITDLEGKFIDVNPALSKITGYSRSEMLNRHFNDFSHADDVDLNANKFNKLVNGKISFFDLEKRYIHKNGNIVYVFIRSQLIHDHMGNPMFQTAMVEDITEKKRADQIQKVLYQISNAVVNSANLESLIQLIRKELGIIIDTTNFFVALYDEKTETISLPFFTDEKDNHTHIPHGKSLTKYVINTQKSLLANIEVKNKLVAEGKLEQMGSMSKVWLGVPLKTEGKITGVLAVQSYNDENAFNEADMKMLEFVSEQISIAIQRVKAEEELKEALEKANESDRLKSSFLATMSHELRTPLNAIIGFSEFFDTTLPPEDVLNFGQIINSSGNHLLSIVNDLFDITLIESGETKIRKEYVKLKSILTDVFNVIDNINNKESKDIIIEYVEPINREEVLVHTDANKLKQILINLLKNAYKFTDKGYIHYGYELIQEEDKSFIRFFVEDSGIGISSDKQDVIFDIFRQVEDTSTRRYGGAGIGLSVAKKLTELLGGKIWLESEEKKGSTFYFTIPYEKSDDTIHEAQSELNSMDSVKAGRVLVVEDDESSYYYLKTVLEKTGVNIVRAANGKEAVDICMSDSNIKMVLMDINLPIMNGYEATKIIKSHLPQMPIIAQTAYAVSGDKEKALKAGCDDYLSKPIQINYLIEKMEKYLNYLS
- a CDS encoding S41 family peptidase, producing MNILKSILTLAFVLPVLNVFAQEKGYYRFPTLYENYTVFTAEGDLWQYNQKTNLCYRLTTHHGIESNAAISPDGKSIAFNAEYEGPTEIYIIPFGGGIPRRVTFEGLSGRNGPVLYDWTKDGKLIVSTSYFNTLPGKQLVLINPDNLEYEKIPLAQADEGVFDNEGNLYFTRLAKQSSFTKRYKGGTAQNLWKFNGSSEAVPITAGYAGTSKNPMFYNGKIYFLTDRDGTMNLWSMLPDGSGLKQLTESVSWDLKNAKLQDGKIIYQKKADLFVFDIASGKESLLDISLISDFDQKRPYWVEEPEKKIQALDISEKGENVVLTSRGRIFTAPADGGRWIEITRKSGIRYKLAQFGGKEDAIFFLSDESGEMELWKTAKDGFSKPEQLTKGSDVLIMNFLPSPNGKYIVYTEKDYALKLCDVEKKTTKQIDLDNVGGFGNLAWSPDSKWLSYTDPADNQAEQIKVLNVENGKSYYLTTDRFESYNPVFSTDGNWLYFISDRTFNTSVGSPWGPRQPEPFYNKTSKIYMLALNDTIRSPFLENNELNPKKEEGKDKKESDTEMPAPDMENAMKRLYEIPVPADNIGGLAVTDKYLYWIQSDVDDRRNRKLFSFEISNKKDNKPVEVTDKVSGYEISGDGKKLLIRKSDGIYVTDANGKKADLKDAKISLKDWTFKIDPVEDWKQMMLDAWRLERDYFYDKNMHGVDWDAVLERHLPLVNRLTDRYELDDLMADMVSELSALHTFVGGGEKREADEDIQPAYLGARMEKNTSKGGYVIEHIFNGEPDLPEERSPLSEPHLKIKEGDIITKVNGVDVLEAEHINQLLNEKAAQEVRLTLKNSAGKTYDEIVKPISMSADANLRYCEWEYTRRLEVEDKGDSRIGYLHLRAMSGGNFQEFVKGYYPVFNREGLIIDVRNNRGGNIDSWILSRLLRKAWFYWQSRAGSPYWNMQYAFRGHIVVLCNESTASDGEAFSEGIKRLDLGTVIGTRTWGGEIWLTSSNRLVDNGIATASEMGVYSEEGEWLIEGHGVEPDIVIDNLPHETFNGKDAQLDAAIQFLEKKMKEEPVTIPEFPPLPDKSVEYNR